The window GCTGTAGACCAGCTGTATACCAGGGACGAGCAGATAAAAAAGCAAAATGAAAATATGCGTAAACGGGCGGCCCATATTCAGAGCTTGATCCAGGGGAACAGCAGGTTAAACATTAGACTGCTTCCGGAGAATATGGAAAATCAAAATCCACGGTGGAAGTTTTGTAAAACAATAAATTAATTGCTTACTCGATGAATAAATTTTTCAGCAATCTCATGAACTTCTTCAAATGAGAAAATTTGAGAACCTTTCTGTATGTAACTGCTTAACTCATTTGTGCGTACAACATAAGCATGCCGTCCTTTTACATAAGGTATATCTGCACCATTAATGGCTATTATTGATTTTACTTTAATCTCGTTTTTTGAATAATTAAAGTACGTTTTCTGAAACGTGTTACCGTATTTCAAGCTGTTTAAATATTTGTATGTAAGGTAACTGCTTCTTTGAATTTGATCGTAGGGAGTATAAGAATTTTCACTGAATACTTTTTGAACGTATTCAGGACTCCAGTTTTTCGTCTCGATGACATAAACTCCAGTTGGACCTACAACCAGATGGTCAATTTGTGCTGATTTTAAT is drawn from Methanosarcina lacustris Z-7289 and contains these coding sequences:
- a CDS encoding nuclease-related domain-containing protein, giving the protein MKKKIYRLLKKEYSNLQSSNNRYTYLKSNKNDEIKNRVQPLCENLDNLEKIKNSKEYKGVVGEQEVIKNLKDLPDSYFCFNNVFLELERYISFNNSKLKSAQIDHLVVGPTGVYVIETKNWSPEYVQKVFSENSYTPYDQIQRSSYLTYKYLNSLKYGNTFQKTYFNYSKNEIKVKSIIAINGADIPYVKGRHAYVVRTNELSSYIQKGSQIFSFEEVHEIAEKFIHRVSN